TTGTAGGCGCCTTTGTTAACGTAATTTACCATGGTGGAGTAAACGTCGGTGTCGTTGGGGTGGTCAACAACCACCATGTATGCGCTGTCAAAATAGAATATTTCATTCCATTGTTGGAACAGGACTAAGTCAAAGTATTCTCCTATGTTTGCGTCATTTTTTGTTGCTAAATTAGCTTGGTCCAATTTAACATGGTCCCATGGGTTGCCTCCGCCAAATACTATGTCGCCTTCATCAGTGATGTAGTCGATGTATCCTAACCATCCTGCGTTTGAGACTTCTGTGGTGTAGGTGTAATCTTCTCCGTTCCAGAAATACAGTGAAGGGCAGGAAGCATATCCGCTGATTACAATGTAGTTTGCTAACACCGACAAGTGTCTGTCTAGTGTTAGGGTTCTAGTTTCATCTGTTACACCATCGTTCCAGTGAGAAAACTCTACTACGCCATGTTCGAGTTCAACGATTTCATCTGTGCTAATCTCGTAGTCGCCCACAGGCTTTAAGGCAGAATATGGGCTTTCATATGTAACTCCATCAAGAGTAAATATCATTGGTGTACTGCCACCACCCGACCGGTTAATCGAGAGTGTATGGTATCCGTCAGGTGCAACTTGGAAATATCCTGTTAATTTGTTAGTTTGATTTGCAACATTAATCAATTCAACTTTGTAGCCTGTTGTTTTTCCCTCTGTTGCTTCATCTGGGGCTGTAACAGTTAATTCAATAAGTAAATCGGTTTCACTTGGTTCTAATGTGTATGTTTGGATTGTTTCGCTCTGTCCTTCGATTTTTATTCTAACGTGAAGGGTGCTTTGTTCGTTGGCGAGATTGTCTGCTTTGGCTTTGATAGTTACTGTTTCTCCTCCCCATACTTCATATGGTGAAACCGTTAATCCGTGAATGTACGTGTTTTCTGATGCAGGGGTTAATCCTTCCACAGTAAATGAACTCGACAATCCATTCACGTCAACATTGTATGTGCCTGAAATTGGTTTTGAAACTTCAAATGATGCTGTTTCAGAGGCTTGGCCTGGTAAAGTAACTGTAACTGAATCTTGTGTTGTTCCATCAATTTTCAGATTAACCGTATAGTCTCCTGTTATTTCTCCGACGTTAGTCACTTTAGCAGAAATTTGCACAACTTCGTTGTCTGTGACCAAAGAAGGATTAACAGTCAAGTCTGTTATTTCAAATGCTGCAGGTTGTGCTTCTGGAGCATTAGCACTAACACTGTATGTAGCTGTTTTGTCTTCAACTTTTACTACGTATTCTCCTTCTGTGCTTTTTGAAAAATCAAAATATGTTGTTGTGGTTTCTTCACCGTCCAGTGAGATGATTTTTGTTTCTTGTTTTACATCATTCACAAAAAGTTCTATGGTGAAATCTCCAGAAACATCTCCCGTATTGGTGCATGTAACTGTAACTGTTACTAATTCTCCAATTCCTGCTACTTGTCGACTAGTTACTATGTTGTCTATTTTTAGTGATGCTTCTTTGGTTGGTTTTTCAGTGGTTACTTTGAGGCTTTTTGTCAAATCATCTATGGTAACAGTGTACATTCCTTCTGTTTGTTCAGTTCTGGTGAACGAAACTTTAGTTGCTTCTCCTCCCGAAAGCTGCACATCTGTTGATTCCACCGCAACGTCATCAATTATCAAAACAACGGAATAGTTGCCGCTTAAGTCTCCGATGTTTTTTACATCAGCTGATATTTGTACTGAATCCCCGACTTGAACCCATTCAGAATCAAGACTCAAGTTTGTTACCTGAAACTCTGCAGGGCTTGAAACCTGAGAACTGAAATAAAAGTAACCTGGAATTACAACTGCCAGAAGGACCAAGTCTGCTAGCAAAAACGTTTTCATTTTAGTTAATCGAAAACCCAACAATTACACCAACCAAAGTAGTAAATTGTATTTCTTATTTTGAGTATTAATTCAGTGTTACTGCTTAAAAGTTTGGTTCTATTCCGTAAGCTTGTTTATTTTTTGATAATTGTATTTTTGCCTTTTTTATTCAAGGTCTGATGGTTCCAGCCAGTTACGTGATTTGATGACTGTTTTGTTACCAAATTTAATTTTCAAACAATCATCGTAGGGGCACATTTCTACGCATCTTGCACAAAGCATGCACATTGAGGTCATGATTTTTCCGCCTTTTTTTTCGTAGACTTCGGTTACTTGAACTGGACAGACTCGTTTGCAAATTCCACATTTGGTGCATTTTTCTTCGTTTTTATCCAGATGAAAAACTGGAGCCCACTTAAAACCTTTAATCTTGTTTAGTACCGCAATGGAGGCTCCTGTGGGGCAGAATCTGCACCAAAATCGTCTCACAAAAAATGAGGCTACGACTGTTGAAACCAAAAAAACTAGTGCACTAACGGTGGCAAAGTTCTCGCCCGTGTATTTTATTACTTCTTGGATGTATGGGTAACTAAAGTATATGCCGCCAACTTCAAGGGGGCCTGTCCAAGGCACAATTATTGAGTTTAATGGACTGAGCAAAATTCCCATGTGCTCAAATGGACCTGCAAAATGCATCATCATCATGGTGAGAAGGTTCCATGTTGAGGGCGGGTCCATGACTGTAAAAATAACTGCCAGGATCAGAAAACCAATAATGAGCACATAACGGAGGTTGTGTAACATTTTATTGAGTCTGTCAGGGATGATTCTGTAGCGTATTTTTACAGCTTTTCTGATTACTGTAATTACGTCCATAACTAAGCCATACGGGCAAAGCCATCCACAAAAGAATCTGCCTAGAACGATTGGCATTAGTAGCACAACTGCCGCTATATAGATTGGTCTTATCGCGTAAGAAAACAAATAAAAAGTTCCAATTAAAGATAAAACTTGAACAACAACCTTGATGTAAGTAACTTTTGATGTTCTGCCCTTTTTCCAAATCATTATGGTAAGAATAGCTGCGATGGCTAAACCTGCAATTGCTGTTAACTTCAACAGTTCTGCTATTAGTTCCATCGCCATTTTTTTCACCTATTGATGTTTCATGTAATTTTTTGGAAATACCAGCTGACGATTCGACACCCTAGTGAATTTATGGTGTAACCGTGGACTTGATGTTACAAACATCTACTTTTTCCCATGAAATTTTGTGGTAACTACTATATTTGTTTAATTTTTAACAGTTTGTACTCTTTGGCTCTCATAGCCGATTTTTAATGAAATCTTATACAATTAATAATTTTAACATCTGTTACTGTCTTCACACATCATATTGATTCAACTCATATTGATGGCTTAACCCTGTTTGAATTATATTTGCTATTTCAGACATTTCCAAAAATTTGGTTGATACTAAAAGCTATATTTTTATTAGCTGAATAAGCTGTCTATTCGCTGATTCAGAATGCACAGTTTCTGAGAGGAACAATACATGTATAAACCCTTTGTCATGATCACTGCAACTGGAAACGATAAACCCGGTTTGATAACCGAAATAACCGAATTAATTGCTAATTCTAAAGGAAACATAGTCGACATAGAAGCCTTCAGTATGAGAGGCTTGTTTGCTATATTCATGATTGTTGACTGTCGTTGTATGTCTGTTTCTTTTGAAGAGCTTCAGAGTCAGCTTATGAAAATGGGTCAAAAGGTGGGTTTAGACGTTAACATAGAACCTCTTCCGTCTGGAACCCGTAAACCTGGCAAAAAACTTGTACTTTTAACAACCTTGGGAAAGGACCAACCTGGAATAGTGGCCAAAGTTTCTCGTTTTCTTTCTGAAAACAACGCCAATATTGAACGCATTAGAATGATTGCGTATGGGGAATTAAACGCTATGGAAATTCTGGTGGATATCAACGACCTTAAGATTTCCGTTCAAGAATTCAAAGAGTCCCTTAACAAAGAATGCAAACTAGTTGGACAAGATGTTGTATTCCAAAAAGATACGGTTTTTCGCAAACCCAAACGATTGATTGTTTTTGATGTAGATGGAACTTTGATTGATGCAGAAGTTATCGATGAGTTGGCAAAGGCCGCGGGTGTTGGGGGAAAAGTCAGTGAAATTACTTCTCGAGCCATGAATGGGGAAATTGATTTCAAGCAAGCTTTGCAAGAAAGGGTTGGGTTATTGAAGGGTTTGCCTGTTGAAGTCCTAGATTCCATAGTTGAAAACTTGGATGTAACTGCTGGAGCTGAAGAATTGATAATTGCCCTCAAAGCGTTGGGTTACAAGATAGCCCTAATTTCTGGAGGTTTCACTCAATTTGTTGAAAAAATCCAAGAAAAACTTGGCATCGACTATGTTTACGCAAATCAGCTTGTGATTGAAGATGGAAAACTAACCGGTGAAGTTATTGAGCCAATAATTGATGCCGAACGAAAAGCTGAGCTCATGCAAAAGATTGCAGAAAAAGAGAACCTGTTAATGGAGCAAGTTGTTGCTGTGGGTGATGGGGCAAACGACAGGTTTATGCTTCAAAATTCTGGTTTGGGAATTGCACTTTATCCTAAGGCTGTTCTTCAAAAAGTGGCTTCTGGTGTCATAACTAAAGATAACCTTAGTGGAATTTTATACTGTTTGGGTGCACCCGAAGAAAAACTAAAGGAGTTAGTTCCTGACAAAAAATTAGATTCTTGAATTTGGGGTTTCCAAAAAGAAAATTTTAGGGTTTAAACTCCCTGATTTTCATTATGTCTTTGTTCAGGTCTTTGTATGTCGTGAAAACATCTTCTACATGTAACGCTGAATCTTTAATTTTCTTTTGAGCAAGTCCAGCAACTAACACAGCAGCACCTACTGTTTCACTTACTGGTGTGGGTTCTGGCAATGTGATAAGGGTTATTGCAATTTTGATTAGTTTTGATTTTTTTTCTCCGCGCCATAGTTTTTGGGCATTGTTTACGTCTTTGGACATTTCGTGTATTACTTCAACAGTTTCTGAATAACTTAACCCAAGTTGTCGCAAGATAACGGCCATTCTTTTCAATTCTTTTTGTTCCACGGTGAACCACATTTGATATTAAATATTATGAACATTGTTACTCCCTTCTAGCACAAAAGCTTTAACTCCAATAAAATAGCAAAAACATCTAATATCAGCTACTTTAATGACAAAAAATTTCAGTAAAACATGCAAAACCCGTTTTGTTATGATACATTTTTTAACACAATCCATCAAGTTTTTCAACACAAAATTTCGATAATTGATACAATTCTTTTTTGGTTTTTTGGTCATTTTCTGAATTTTTTCTACAATGATTATTTGCTCTGTTATCTAGTGATTGTTAGATTATGTTTTTTCCAGTGTTTGTTGTTTTTTCGTAAGTTTGTTGATGGACATGCAGTATTGTGCTCATTTTTTGAGAGTTTTTATTTTTTGGTTGAATACTTTTTAAATTTGTTTGCCGAGCCTCCGTAGTGTTAATATTTGTGATTTCTCAAAATAAACAAGTTCTTAGGGGACATATTGGTTGGTTGATAAAAAACCCGTGAGTGAAGAAATTCGAAACCGTTTTCCACGGCTAACGATGAGTCTTGTAATGGCGATTATCTTCTATTTAATAAACAGTTTTGTTCCTGGTATGCTGGAAGACGTTAATCTTCCTGGTCTAGGTATGAATGCAGGTACATTAATCGGAACAATCGCCCTTATCTTTACTGCAATATTCTTGATACGTACATTATCTGATGCCTTGGTTCTAAGCGATGTTGTAACTGACATATTTATCAGACGCTTAGGAATCAAAGAGGAACGCTCTCCTAAACGGGCAGTCAGAGATTTGATATACATTATTG
The Candidatus Bathyarchaeum sp. genome window above contains:
- the serB gene encoding phosphoserine phosphatase SerB encodes the protein MYKPFVMITATGNDKPGLITEITELIANSKGNIVDIEAFSMRGLFAIFMIVDCRCMSVSFEELQSQLMKMGQKVGLDVNIEPLPSGTRKPGKKLVLLTTLGKDQPGIVAKVSRFLSENNANIERIRMIAYGELNAMEILVDINDLKISVQEFKESLNKECKLVGQDVVFQKDTVFRKPKRLIVFDVDGTLIDAEVIDELAKAAGVGGKVSEITSRAMNGEIDFKQALQERVGLLKGLPVEVLDSIVENLDVTAGAEELIIALKALGYKIALISGGFTQFVEKIQEKLGIDYVYANQLVIEDGKLTGEVIEPIIDAERKAELMQKIAEKENLLMEQVVAVGDGANDRFMLQNSGLGIALYPKAVLQKVASGVITKDNLSGILYCLGAPEEKLKELVPDKKLDS
- a CDS encoding 4Fe-4S binding protein translates to MAMELIAELLKLTAIAGLAIAAILTIMIWKKGRTSKVTYIKVVVQVLSLIGTFYLFSYAIRPIYIAAVVLLMPIVLGRFFCGWLCPYGLVMDVITVIRKAVKIRYRIIPDRLNKMLHNLRYVLIIGFLILAVIFTVMDPPSTWNLLTMMMMHFAGPFEHMGILLSPLNSIIVPWTGPLEVGGIYFSYPYIQEVIKYTGENFATVSALVFLVSTVVASFFVRRFWCRFCPTGASIAVLNKIKGFKWAPVFHLDKNEEKCTKCGICKRVCPVQVTEVYEKKGGKIMTSMCMLCARCVEMCPYDDCLKIKFGNKTVIKSRNWLEPSDLE